From Hydractinia symbiolongicarpus strain clone_291-10 chromosome 12, HSymV2.1, whole genome shotgun sequence, one genomic window encodes:
- the LOC130621331 gene encoding uncharacterized protein LOC130621331, translating into MVDFHPENMTLSVQLAPTNNDSLVINDQVLATGNAIGDRVHIPRLKLPPSDTGISFVLRRSKILLRLSYAMMINKAQGQTFKKVRILLLRPCFPYGQLYVAFSRALDDVQVSIVSSSKQGFLNGKCCTQNIVYRQVLT; encoded by the exons ATGGT GGATTTTCACCCAGAAAATATGACATTATCTGTACAACTGGCACCTACAAATAATGATTCACTTGTCATTAATGATCAGGTGCTGGC TACTGGAAATGCTATAGGAGATAGGGTACATATTCCAAGGTTGAAACTTCCACCTTCTGATACAGGTATATCTTTCGTATTACGTCGCAGCAAGATTTTACTGAGACTGTCGTATGCTATGATGATTAATAAAGCACAAGGCCAAACCTTTAAAAAGGTTAGAATATTATTGCTTAGGCCGTGTTTTCCTTATGGCCAGTTGTATGTTGCTTTTTCTAGGGCACTTGATGATGTCCAAGTTAGTATTGTTTCCTCATCCAAACAAGGATTTCTTAATGGAAAATGTTGTACTCAAAATATTGTTTACCGACAAGTTCTTACGTAA